In Fibrobacter sp. UWR3, one DNA window encodes the following:
- a CDS encoding glycoside hydrolase family 2 protein, with amino-acid sequence MNNILSLDGDWQMKWDTEDSGISNRWYATYPEDTETVTVPHIWERTFEKLLLSQDCAFYFKRFTIEDEKQVAKRIFLRFERVATHATIWLNGKLLGTHFGAYTPFVLETQKAIKIGEENVLCIRVANMGAANSRIDFGRDSSDDADDRYVHPSEVPVGLPWTQYPFGGIFGHVDLVLGSSAFISDLHVEPDADSECVNLEIAFNNPRGYSPRLRILMRNPSGDVCEWFKDCPKLDKENATFRIGLNIKDWNRSKFVWSPEKPNMFAVEVQMELKSGKGKAPEYAFPIMRTFGFRKFDCLKGDFYLNDAIVKLQGVCYNQQWSEGGLWTTNNPALRKDLLAVKAAGFNAIRSCGAPLSTEALDICDEIGLLVFQEFPIHTMRSTPAGLEYAKNLINDIVKEQHNHPCIAAWVMGSENGTFMLQNGNKLLNAISPVDMTRAAISNLDSIYLDNEGNFHADTGKLLPVSVDRISQFASLAVRPKMNPGAAYTHYLAHCFNKDEEELAVPDSGLGDSQFQDSEDSDAARIDNKMLVTIKNHTLLPNSATNIKGPRSVKNQKAIKNAFKAIDSFVAGPLSVWKDLSEFIACANAIATKSKLDQITAFQSNPQISGFFLEQWADFSTDFCGLCDENRKSKGFDAFCKEINARSRALVSELEHVVAPQSEVSFQVTLLNNDRHENVSVEVSLIDSNGKVLSTQTMTPDEPAGKTSLTQLGNCTLNSPRATGKYKIRIVLKDGNQEVHASEEDLIVIEPADVKSAMEKVCFLDNSEESSDALAALSGPEKIIFTANLCSWPDEIIDKIVEVTKNGGKTLLLSDMSQEDIDFVNQSHTLDCTLEAHWSTGANGASLHYLPADSALLPVFGGASVLDHNAAAVMPGLSLNELPDATVYARSVSLKDGEVKTGVDLQMIPFGAGKIVFNQFSVFEGLETNALADALFTAIVKLL; translated from the coding sequence ATGAATAATATTTTGAGTCTCGATGGCGATTGGCAGATGAAATGGGATACCGAAGATTCCGGCATATCCAACCGCTGGTACGCCACCTACCCCGAAGATACGGAAACGGTGACGGTTCCCCACATTTGGGAAAGGACGTTTGAAAAACTGCTTTTGTCCCAGGACTGCGCGTTCTACTTCAAACGTTTCACCATCGAAGACGAAAAGCAGGTCGCCAAGCGCATTTTCTTGCGCTTTGAACGTGTGGCTACACATGCGACCATCTGGCTCAACGGCAAGCTTCTCGGCACGCATTTCGGCGCATACACGCCGTTTGTTCTCGAGACCCAGAAGGCCATCAAGATTGGCGAAGAGAACGTGCTCTGCATCCGCGTGGCAAACATGGGGGCCGCCAACAGCCGCATCGACTTTGGCCGCGACAGCAGCGATGACGCGGACGACCGCTACGTACACCCGAGCGAAGTGCCCGTTGGCCTCCCCTGGACGCAGTACCCGTTCGGCGGCATCTTTGGGCATGTGGACCTGGTGCTCGGCAGCAGCGCCTTCATTTCGGACCTGCACGTGGAACCGGATGCCGACTCCGAGTGCGTGAACCTCGAAATTGCTTTCAACAACCCGCGCGGCTACAGCCCGCGCCTGCGCATCCTCATGCGTAACCCGAGCGGCGACGTTTGCGAGTGGTTCAAGGACTGCCCCAAGCTCGACAAAGAAAACGCCACGTTCCGCATCGGCCTCAACATCAAGGACTGGAACCGCTCCAAGTTCGTCTGGAGCCCCGAAAAGCCCAACATGTTCGCGGTCGAAGTGCAGATGGAACTCAAGAGCGGCAAGGGCAAGGCCCCGGAATACGCCTTCCCCATCATGCGCACGTTCGGTTTCCGCAAGTTCGACTGCCTCAAGGGCGACTTCTACCTGAACGATGCCATCGTCAAGCTGCAGGGCGTATGCTACAACCAGCAGTGGAGCGAAGGTGGCCTCTGGACCACGAACAACCCGGCCCTCAGGAAGGACCTCCTCGCCGTGAAGGCGGCAGGCTTCAACGCCATCCGCAGCTGCGGCGCACCGCTCAGCACCGAAGCTCTCGACATCTGTGACGAGATCGGCCTCCTGGTGTTCCAGGAATTCCCCATCCACACCATGAGGTCTACCCCCGCCGGCCTGGAATACGCGAAGAACCTCATCAACGACATTGTCAAGGAACAGCACAACCACCCCTGCATTGCCGCCTGGGTGATGGGTTCCGAAAACGGCACGTTCATGCTCCAGAACGGCAACAAGCTGCTCAACGCGATTAGCCCGGTCGACATGACCCGCGCCGCAATAAGCAACCTCGACAGCATCTACCTCGATAACGAAGGCAACTTCCACGCCGACACGGGCAAGCTCCTGCCGGTATCTGTCGACCGTATTTCGCAGTTCGCGTCGCTCGCGGTGCGCCCGAAGATGAACCCGGGTGCAGCCTACACGCACTACCTCGCCCACTGCTTCAACAAGGACGAGGAAGAACTCGCGGTACCCGATTCCGGGCTCGGCGACAGCCAGTTCCAGGATAGCGAGGATAGCGACGCCGCCCGCATCGACAACAAGATGCTGGTAACCATCAAGAACCACACGTTGCTCCCGAATTCGGCGACGAACATCAAGGGCCCCCGCTCGGTCAAGAACCAGAAGGCAATCAAGAACGCGTTCAAGGCCATCGACAGCTTCGTGGCAGGTCCGCTTTCCGTATGGAAGGACCTTTCGGAATTCATCGCATGCGCGAACGCCATCGCTACCAAGAGCAAGCTCGACCAGATTACCGCATTCCAGAGCAACCCGCAGATTTCGGGTTTCTTCCTAGAACAGTGGGCGGATTTCAGCACGGACTTCTGCGGCCTTTGCGACGAAAACCGCAAGAGCAAGGGTTTCGACGCGTTCTGCAAGGAAATCAACGCCCGCAGCCGCGCCCTCGTAAGCGAACTGGAACACGTGGTCGCACCGCAGAGCGAAGTCAGCTTCCAGGTGACGCTCCTGAACAACGACCGTCACGAGAACGTCTCTGTCGAAGTGAGCCTGATCGATTCTAACGGCAAGGTGCTCTCCACGCAGACAATGACTCCCGACGAACCGGCCGGCAAGACAAGCCTTACCCAGCTCGGCAACTGCACGCTCAACTCCCCGCGTGCCACGGGCAAGTACAAGATTCGCATTGTGCTGAAGGACGGGAACCAGGAAGTCCATGCCTCCGAAGAGGACCTTATCGTCATCGAGCCGGCAGACGTGAAGAGCGCCATGGAAAAGGTCTGCTTCCTCGACAACAGCGAAGAATCCAGCGACGCGCTCGCCGCACTTTCCGGCCCCGAGAAGATTATCTTCACGGCAAACCTCTGCTCCTGGCCCGATGAAATCATCGACAAGATTGTGGAAGTGACCAAGAACGGCGGGAAGACGCTCCTGCTTTCGGACATGTCGCAGGAAGACATCGACTTCGTGAACCAGAGCCACACCCTTGACTGCACGCTCGAGGCCCACTGGAGCACGGGTGCAAACGGCGCAAGCCTGCACTACCTGCCGGCGGATTCCGCGCTCCTGCCCGTATTCGGCGGTGCAAGCGTGCTCGACCACAATGCGGCTGCGGTGATGCCGGGACTTTCCCTGAACGAACTGCCCGACGCAACGGTCTACGCGCGCTCCGTAAGCCTGAAGGATGGCGAGGTGAAGACCGGCGTCGACCTGCAGATGATTCCGTTCGGCGCAGGCAAGATCGTGTTTAACCAGTTCAGCGTGTTCGAAGGTCTCGAAACCAACGCGCTCGCTGACGCGCTGTTCACGGCCATCGTGAAGTTGCTCTAA
- the rplU gene encoding 50S ribosomal protein L21, protein MYSIVETGGFQYKVELGKAYKVPTLDAAVGSELELKSVLLFAGKEVQVGTPVLNDASVKVEVLAHGKYDTVIVFKKKRRTRYERRNGHRQGYTEVLVTELRSGAESAVVDPKVITRNRARVAALAKQKEQNKPLTRKEKIAQGIQKPAKVKKNSLRKAKEA, encoded by the coding sequence ATGTATTCTATTGTTGAAACAGGTGGTTTCCAGTATAAAGTCGAGCTGGGCAAGGCCTACAAGGTCCCCACTCTTGACGCCGCTGTTGGTTCTGAACTGGAGCTCAAGTCCGTCCTTCTTTTCGCAGGAAAAGAAGTGCAAGTCGGCACCCCTGTCCTGAACGACGCCTCCGTGAAGGTTGAAGTTCTTGCCCACGGCAAGTACGACACCGTCATCGTGTTCAAGAAGAAGCGTCGCACCCGTTACGAACGCCGTAACGGTCATCGTCAGGGCTATACCGAGGTGCTCGTCACGGAACTCCGCTCCGGCGCCGAATCCGCAGTCGTAGATCCCAAAGTTATTACCCGCAACCGCGCTCGCGTGGCTGCCCTTGCCAAGCAGAAGGAGCAGAACAAGCCCCTTACTCGCAAGGAAAAGATTGCCCAGGGTATTCAGAAGCCTGCTAAGGTCAAGAAGAACTCCCTTCGCAAGGCTAAGGAGGCTTAA
- the rpmA gene encoding 50S ribosomal protein L27 has protein sequence MAHKKGQGSVRNGRDSNAKYLGVKKFAGETVKAGNIIVRQRGSHFHKGVNVGMGKDFTLFSLVDGKVKFEHIDANRQKVSVYPEEAN, from the coding sequence ATGGCACACAAGAAAGGTCAAGGTTCCGTACGTAACGGTCGCGACAGTAACGCCAAGTACCTCGGCGTGAAGAAGTTCGCGGGCGAAACAGTCAAGGCCGGTAACATCATCGTGCGTCAGCGCGGTTCTCACTTCCACAAGGGCGTGAACGTCGGTATGGGCAAGGATTTCACCCTGTTCTCCCTCGTTGACGGCAAGGTGAAGTTCGAACACATCGATGCCAACCGCCAGAAGGTTTCCGTCTATCCGGAAGAAGCCAACTAA
- a CDS encoding cellulase family glycosylhydrolase, protein MMNFTSAKPGFFVQDRFLYSKDNEKVILRGINHMFIWTDREGKTIPEIAKTGANCVRIVWNMRGRVSDLDSIVAQSISNGMIPIVEMHDTTGNWERLPEVLDFWLREETLQMITNHQEYLILNVGNEPGAQEIAPDEFFGMYNMIVTKMRAVGIRVPIMIDADNWGQSEKNILAVGPRLLHADPEHNLLFSIHMWWPSERHDAKTTGFATVQERVTACLEKSVEIKLPLVVGEFAPMAVAGAREIPYRHIMGECERLNIGWLCWSWGPGNSDSPEMDMTEHGSYNTLVGWGKEVAVDSPLGIQNTSVIPTFIQNKDFTTGSLGGGANIIENGDFSAENALDGWTTDFWGGKAEVTAKDGVLHFNIKQAGKETWGLQFKQHLTLRNGVTYIFSMRAKADKPRTLNVNIKRDAEQYTPYANGRILDLSTSWQNFSWKFTMKEETDPEALLIFDMGGVPISWSLADISLVQARSIADRLNRTFQRNVQKNSGYFNAPNGPWELHLYNAKGELEEILDRGRGGEGMRSYPKIEKSGIMVVKDVAG, encoded by the coding sequence ATGATGAATTTTACAAGCGCGAAGCCCGGTTTTTTTGTTCAGGACCGCTTCCTTTACAGCAAGGACAACGAGAAGGTCATTCTGCGTGGCATAAACCACATGTTCATTTGGACTGACCGCGAAGGCAAGACCATTCCCGAGATCGCGAAGACCGGCGCGAACTGCGTGCGCATCGTGTGGAACATGCGCGGGCGCGTGAGCGACCTTGATTCCATCGTGGCGCAGAGCATCTCGAACGGCATGATCCCGATTGTGGAAATGCACGACACGACGGGCAACTGGGAGCGCCTGCCCGAGGTGCTTGACTTCTGGCTGCGCGAAGAGACGCTCCAGATGATTACGAACCACCAGGAATACCTTATCCTGAACGTGGGCAACGAGCCGGGCGCGCAGGAGATTGCCCCGGACGAGTTCTTCGGCATGTACAACATGATTGTGACCAAGATGCGCGCGGTGGGAATCCGCGTGCCCATCATGATCGATGCCGACAACTGGGGCCAGAGTGAAAAGAACATCCTTGCGGTGGGCCCGCGCCTTCTGCATGCCGACCCCGAGCACAACCTGCTGTTCTCCATCCACATGTGGTGGCCGAGCGAACGCCACGACGCGAAGACGACCGGGTTTGCGACCGTGCAGGAACGCGTTACCGCCTGCCTCGAGAAGTCGGTGGAAATCAAGCTCCCGCTGGTGGTGGGCGAGTTTGCCCCGATGGCGGTCGCGGGTGCACGCGAAATCCCGTACAGGCACATCATGGGCGAATGCGAGCGCCTGAACATCGGGTGGCTCTGCTGGAGTTGGGGCCCGGGCAACTCCGACAGTCCCGAGATGGACATGACGGAGCATGGCTCGTACAACACGCTGGTGGGCTGGGGCAAGGAAGTTGCGGTGGATAGCCCGCTGGGTATCCAGAACACGAGCGTTATCCCGACATTCATCCAGAACAAGGACTTTACCACCGGGTCGCTCGGTGGCGGCGCGAACATCATCGAGAATGGCGACTTTTCTGCGGAAAACGCGCTCGATGGCTGGACGACCGACTTCTGGGGCGGCAAGGCGGAAGTGACCGCCAAGGACGGCGTGCTCCATTTCAATATCAAGCAGGCGGGCAAGGAAACCTGGGGCCTGCAGTTCAAGCAGCACTTGACCCTCCGCAACGGCGTCACCTACATCTTCAGCATGCGCGCGAAGGCCGACAAGCCGCGCACGCTCAACGTGAACATCAAGCGCGATGCCGAACAGTACACTCCGTATGCGAACGGGCGTATCCTCGACCTGAGTACCAGCTGGCAGAACTTCAGCTGGAAGTTCACCATGAAGGAGGAAACCGACCCCGAGGCGCTCCTGATTTTCGACATGGGCGGCGTTCCCATATCGTGGTCGCTTGCCGATATCAGCCTGGTGCAGGCCCGCAGTATCGCGGACCGCCTGAACCGTACCTTCCAGCGCAACGTGCAGAAGAACTCCGGCTACTTCAATGCCCCGAATGGTCCGTGGGAACTGCACCTCTACAACGCGAAGGGCGAACTCGAAGAGATCCTTGACCGCGGGCGCGGCGGCGAGGGCATGCGCAGTTACCCGAAAATCGAGAAGAGCGGCATCATGGTCGTGAAGGACGTCGCAGGATAG
- a CDS encoding TIGR02147 family protein, whose product MKPVTEYQNFRVFIRDFYTERKVRSGFIWREFAREAGYSSPVFLKLVCDGTANLSDAGMERVAEAMGLVGVDLQYFRTLVRFNQEKDAAKKREIFKELRAITKENEITLVGEDQYDYYESWVNPVLREMAPYVSDSTPAQMADKLTFGAQAAEVKKALQLLQKVGLLNKTADGKYEQASKAITTGNLEFTSLSVREMHRQMGELAIRSLDEVPVDERNVSGMTFGVSEEAYQRITKEIADFRRRITAIAMQDTNENRIYRLNVQLFPLTKDLKKGGDNV is encoded by the coding sequence ATGAAACCCGTGACGGAATACCAGAATTTTCGCGTTTTTATACGCGACTTCTATACGGAACGCAAAGTGCGGTCCGGGTTTATCTGGCGAGAGTTCGCCAGGGAGGCCGGGTATTCCTCGCCGGTATTCTTGAAGTTGGTGTGTGATGGGACCGCAAACCTCAGCGACGCAGGGATGGAACGCGTCGCTGAGGCCATGGGTCTCGTGGGTGTGGACCTCCAGTATTTCCGCACCCTGGTACGTTTCAACCAAGAGAAGGACGCCGCAAAGAAACGCGAAATTTTCAAGGAACTCCGTGCCATCACAAAGGAAAACGAGATTACGCTCGTGGGCGAGGACCAGTACGACTACTACGAATCCTGGGTGAACCCGGTGCTTCGTGAAATGGCTCCGTATGTCTCGGACTCGACACCCGCGCAGATGGCGGACAAGCTCACCTTCGGTGCGCAAGCGGCAGAAGTCAAGAAGGCCCTGCAGCTGCTCCAGAAGGTCGGGCTCCTGAACAAGACTGCCGATGGCAAGTACGAGCAGGCGTCCAAGGCGATTACGACCGGTAATCTCGAGTTCACAAGCCTTTCCGTCCGCGAGATGCACCGCCAGATGGGCGAACTTGCTATCCGCTCGCTCGACGAGGTGCCGGTGGACGAACGTAACGTTTCGGGTATGACCTTCGGTGTTTCCGAAGAAGCGTACCAGCGCATTACAAAGGAAATTGCGGATTTCCGCCGCCGCATTACTGCGATTGCCATGCAGGATACGAACGAGAACCGCATTTACCGCTTGAATGTGCAACTCTTCCCGCTTACGAAGGACTTGAAGAAGGGAGGGGACAATGTTTAG
- a CDS encoding PAS domain-containing protein, which produces MTENENSLDIACFEVNQSGRILSGNKRFCRMFGFNESEVTWHYITDCYRYPRDWELFSNCSDLSQNKFVFRMRNRKGRSFKCCLTREIVQDAEGKITFRNTICRLGEPEIAQAAAPVAENRSVVFITRCAHCGDQVRVNTLAETRMRVLCDACAAKAYPEAFNITAQV; this is translated from the coding sequence ATGACCGAAAACGAAAATTCTCTTGACATCGCTTGCTTTGAAGTCAATCAGAGCGGCCGTATCTTGTCGGGTAACAAGCGGTTCTGCCGCATGTTCGGGTTCAACGAATCCGAGGTGACCTGGCATTACATTACCGACTGCTACCGTTACCCCAGGGACTGGGAACTGTTCAGCAACTGCAGCGACCTTTCGCAGAACAAGTTCGTGTTCCGCATGCGTAACCGCAAGGGGCGCAGTTTCAAGTGCTGCCTTACCCGCGAAATCGTGCAGGATGCCGAAGGCAAGATTACCTTCCGCAATACCATCTGCAGGCTCGGCGAACCCGAGATTGCGCAGGCGGCTGCACCTGTTGCCGAGAACCGCTCCGTGGTGTTCATTACCCGCTGTGCCCACTGCGGCGACCAGGTGCGCGTGAACACGCTTGCCGAGACCCGCATGCGCGTGCTCTGCGATGCATGTGCCGCGAAGGCCTATCCCGAGGCCTTTAACATTACCGCCCAGGTATAA
- a CDS encoding PD-(D/E)XK nuclease family protein, which produces MKPNLFNYATSELSQDAFLLWLLEWANPSNSEYDLELYKTASDFLRKIIDVDEEFDIKTVVCKKQQYHIDVLAIVNNEIAVVIEDKINTQEHGNQIARYRQQLETALGTQYDIKCIYLKTGNECLTKLRENADKGNFKIFMRQDLLKILDKSNSDNTILKDFVLKIKEVEECSNQYKSKPYHEWMQNGFAWQGFYSWLEDNLGDYIEWRYVSNPNGGFWGCYWHWKWCKTFNFTIYLQIEQNRICFKADNKPNIDCIKKCQEKIFSIALEKNLKIEKSRFHRGNYVTICFVDTSYLFDKGFFEEKEILAKISNLTKIIDSIAD; this is translated from the coding sequence ATGAAACCAAACCTTTTCAATTATGCCACATCAGAATTAAGCCAAGATGCTTTCCTGCTTTGGCTTTTAGAATGGGCAAATCCTTCGAACTCCGAATATGATCTCGAACTATACAAGACCGCCTCGGATTTTCTTCGTAAAATAATAGATGTTGATGAAGAGTTTGATATAAAAACTGTAGTTTGCAAAAAGCAACAATATCATATCGATGTTCTTGCTATTGTGAACAATGAAATCGCAGTAGTTATAGAAGACAAAATCAATACGCAAGAGCATGGAAATCAAATCGCAAGATATCGCCAGCAATTAGAAACGGCTTTGGGCACTCAATATGACATAAAGTGCATATATCTAAAAACAGGTAACGAATGCTTGACGAAGTTGCGGGAAAATGCAGATAAAGGGAATTTCAAAATATTTATGCGACAAGATCTTCTCAAGATTCTTGATAAAAGCAATTCCGATAATACAATTTTGAAAGACTTTGTTTTGAAAATTAAGGAAGTTGAAGAATGTTCTAATCAGTATAAGTCGAAACCTTACCATGAGTGGATGCAAAATGGATTCGCATGGCAAGGATTCTATTCTTGGCTAGAAGACAATCTTGGAGATTATATTGAATGGCGCTATGTCAGCAATCCCAACGGCGGCTTTTGGGGATGTTATTGGCATTGGAAATGGTGCAAAACTTTTAATTTTACAATTTATCTACAGATAGAACAAAATAGAATTTGTTTTAAAGCAGATAATAAACCAAACATAGATTGTATAAAAAAATGTCAAGAAAAAATCTTTTCTATTGCATTAGAAAAAAACTTAAAAATAGAGAAATCTCGATTCCATAGAGGGAACTATGTCACAATATGTTTTGTAGACACCTCATATTTATTCGACAAAGGCTTTTTTGAAGAAAAAGAAATACTCGCAAAAATAAGCAACTTGACGAAAATAATCGATTCCATTGCGGATTAA
- a CDS encoding type II toxin-antitoxin system YafQ family toxin: MYSVKPTKQFKKDLKLIQKRGYDIQKMTDVIKKLAAGETLPESNRDHSLSGNFSGCRECHIEPDWLLIYEIAQESLILYLTRTGTHSDLFKK, from the coding sequence ATGTATTCTGTCAAGCCTACCAAGCAGTTTAAGAAAGACCTTAAACTTATTCAAAAACGTGGCTATGACATACAGAAGATGACCGATGTCATCAAGAAACTTGCCGCTGGAGAAACGCTACCCGAGTCCAACCGCGACCATTCCTTATCAGGCAATTTCAGTGGTTGCAGGGAATGTCATATTGAACCTGACTGGTTGCTGATTTACGAAATCGCACAAGAAAGTCTGATTTTGTATTTGACAAGAACAGGAACGCATTCGGACTTGTTCAAAAAGTAA
- a CDS encoding DUF6169 family protein: MTTLDLSSRYSLEETDSGYRFTTDYGNEYIVTFSDLGSILGATELKLYEFGLDIAKRNNANNDKVCGKMRNTVVDILSRVFSNQPEAAILLSLDSVDGRQRGRYRMFLSAEHNSWFKLCNNGKLTIVPLSIQFEGFSNISFLLVRSDNPHLNEILQYATEYVSLSFEG, encoded by the coding sequence ATGACAACATTAGACTTGTCAAGCCGTTATAGTCTTGAAGAAACAGACTCCGGCTACCGGTTCACCACTGATTATGGTAACGAGTATATCGTTACCTTTTCTGATTTGGGAAGCATTCTTGGGGCAACGGAACTAAAACTGTATGAGTTCGGCCTTGACATCGCAAAACGCAACAATGCGAATAATGACAAGGTTTGCGGTAAAATGCGGAATACCGTCGTGGATATCTTGTCAAGGGTCTTTTCAAATCAGCCTGAAGCGGCGATACTGCTCAGCCTTGACTCTGTAGACGGTCGTCAAAGGGGACGTTACAGGATGTTCCTATCTGCGGAGCATAACTCCTGGTTCAAACTTTGTAACAACGGCAAACTGACCATAGTTCCCTTGTCAATCCAATTCGAAGGGTTCAGTAACATCAGTTTTCTCCTTGTAAGAAGCGATAACCCGCACCTTAATGAAATTCTTCAATACGCCACCGAATATGTCAGCCTTTCCTTTGAAGGATAG